One part of the Dermacentor andersoni chromosome 2, qqDerAnde1_hic_scaffold, whole genome shotgun sequence genome encodes these proteins:
- the LOC126542868 gene encoding hypoxanthine-guanine phosphoribosyltransferase-like isoform X2 gives MDSKNCVVVSVRFRHYTRLPQKKLIPDNFCGYSTELFCIPKHYKDDVECVFLPCGLVQDRIERMAQDIVLHYQEKPFRALCVLKGGYRFFADMLDRVRHYYHFNQYSTPFSTDFIRVKSYINDKSRGEVTVMGLDSMEALKGQNILIVEDIIETGKTMAALVEYLKAFEPKEVKVSSLFVKRSPRSSGYKPDSCLHHQQPRQKEVCNSTILSPPDVFVVLLPPSEAYYLQ, from the exons ATGGACAGCAAGAACTGCGTGGTCGTAAGTGTTCGGTtccgtcactacactcggctgcCGCAGAAGAAActa ATACCAGACAACTTTTGTGGCTACAGCACGGAACTATTCTGTATTCCCAAGCACTACAAGGATGACGTCGAGTGTGTCTTCCTCCCGTGCGGACTTGTTCAAGACAG GATAGAACGAATGGCCCAAGACATTGTCTTGCACTACCAGGAAAAACCATTCCGGGCACTCTGTGTCCTCAAAGGAGGCTACCGTTTCTTTGCGGATATGCTCGACAGAGTGCGGCACTACTACCACTTCAACCAGTACTCGACACCGTTCTCCActgacttcatcagagtcaagaGCTACATC AATGACAAGTCGAGAGGTGAAGTAACTGTCATGGGGCTGGACAGCATGGAAGCACTCAAGGGACAG AATATCCTGATTGTTGAAGACATCATTGAGACTGGGAAAACAATGGCTGCTCTTGTGGAGTACCTTAAGGCTTTTGAACCTAAAGAGGTCAAGGTATCCAG CTTGTTTGTCAAGAGGAGCCCGAGGAGCTCTGGTTACAAGCCAGATT catGTCTGCATCATCAGCAGCCAAGGCAAAAAGAAGTATGCAACAGCACGATTCTAAGCCCCCCTGATGTCTTTGTCGTCCTGTTACCTCCATCAGAAGCATATTATCTGCAGTAG
- the LOC126542868 gene encoding hypoxanthine-guanine phosphoribosyltransferase-like isoform X1, translating into MDSKNCVVVSVRFRHYTRLPQKKLIPDNFCGYSTELFCIPKHYKDDVECVFLPCGLVQDRIERMAQDIVLHYQEKPFRALCVLKGGYRFFADMLDRVRHYYHFNQYSTPFSTDFIRVKSYINDKSRGEVTVMGLDSMEALKGQNILIVEDIIETGKTMAALVEYLKAFEPKEVKVSSLFVKRSPRSSGYKPDYCGFEIPDKFVVGYALDYNDHFRDLSHVCIISSQGKKKYATARF; encoded by the exons ATGGACAGCAAGAACTGCGTGGTCGTAAGTGTTCGGTtccgtcactacactcggctgcCGCAGAAGAAActa ATACCAGACAACTTTTGTGGCTACAGCACGGAACTATTCTGTATTCCCAAGCACTACAAGGATGACGTCGAGTGTGTCTTCCTCCCGTGCGGACTTGTTCAAGACAG GATAGAACGAATGGCCCAAGACATTGTCTTGCACTACCAGGAAAAACCATTCCGGGCACTCTGTGTCCTCAAAGGAGGCTACCGTTTCTTTGCGGATATGCTCGACAGAGTGCGGCACTACTACCACTTCAACCAGTACTCGACACCGTTCTCCActgacttcatcagagtcaagaGCTACATC AATGACAAGTCGAGAGGTGAAGTAACTGTCATGGGGCTGGACAGCATGGAAGCACTCAAGGGACAG AATATCCTGATTGTTGAAGACATCATTGAGACTGGGAAAACAATGGCTGCTCTTGTGGAGTACCTTAAGGCTTTTGAACCTAAAGAGGTCAAGGTATCCAG CTTGTTTGTCAAGAGGAGCCCGAGGAGCTCTGGTTACAAGCCAGATT ACTGCGGCTTCGAAATACCTGACAAGTTCGTTGTTGGCTATGCCTTGGACTACAATGACCATTTTCGTGACCTAAGC catGTCTGCATCATCAGCAGCCAAGGCAAAAAGAAGTATGCAACAGCACGATTCTAA
- the LOC126542868 gene encoding hypoxanthine-guanine phosphoribosyltransferase-like isoform X4, which produces MDSKNCVVIPDNFCGYSTELFCIPKHYKDDVECVFLPCGLVQDRIERMAQDIVLHYQEKPFRALCVLKGGYRFFADMLDRVRHYYHFNQYSTPFSTDFIRVKSYINDKSRGEVTVMGLDSMEALKGQNILIVEDIIETGKTMAALVEYLKAFEPKEVKVSSLFVKRSPRSSGYKPDYCGFEIPDKFVVGYALDYNDHFRDLSHVCIISSQGKKKYATARF; this is translated from the exons ATGGACAGCAAGAACTGCGTGGTC ATACCAGACAACTTTTGTGGCTACAGCACGGAACTATTCTGTATTCCCAAGCACTACAAGGATGACGTCGAGTGTGTCTTCCTCCCGTGCGGACTTGTTCAAGACAG GATAGAACGAATGGCCCAAGACATTGTCTTGCACTACCAGGAAAAACCATTCCGGGCACTCTGTGTCCTCAAAGGAGGCTACCGTTTCTTTGCGGATATGCTCGACAGAGTGCGGCACTACTACCACTTCAACCAGTACTCGACACCGTTCTCCActgacttcatcagagtcaagaGCTACATC AATGACAAGTCGAGAGGTGAAGTAACTGTCATGGGGCTGGACAGCATGGAAGCACTCAAGGGACAG AATATCCTGATTGTTGAAGACATCATTGAGACTGGGAAAACAATGGCTGCTCTTGTGGAGTACCTTAAGGCTTTTGAACCTAAAGAGGTCAAGGTATCCAG CTTGTTTGTCAAGAGGAGCCCGAGGAGCTCTGGTTACAAGCCAGATT ACTGCGGCTTCGAAATACCTGACAAGTTCGTTGTTGGCTATGCCTTGGACTACAATGACCATTTTCGTGACCTAAGC catGTCTGCATCATCAGCAGCCAAGGCAAAAAGAAGTATGCAACAGCACGATTCTAA
- the LOC126542868 gene encoding hypoxanthine-guanine phosphoribosyltransferase-like isoform X3, whose product MPSAFEWDVCFAAGEEIPDNFCGYSTELFCIPKHYKDDVECVFLPCGLVQDRIERMAQDIVLHYQEKPFRALCVLKGGYRFFADMLDRVRHYYHFNQYSTPFSTDFIRVKSYINDKSRGEVTVMGLDSMEALKGQNILIVEDIIETGKTMAALVEYLKAFEPKEVKVSSLFVKRSPRSSGYKPDYCGFEIPDKFVVGYALDYNDHFRDLSHVCIISSQGKKKYATARF is encoded by the exons ATGCCGTCTGCCTTTGAATGGGACGTCTGCTTCGCAGCTGGAGAAGAG ATACCAGACAACTTTTGTGGCTACAGCACGGAACTATTCTGTATTCCCAAGCACTACAAGGATGACGTCGAGTGTGTCTTCCTCCCGTGCGGACTTGTTCAAGACAG GATAGAACGAATGGCCCAAGACATTGTCTTGCACTACCAGGAAAAACCATTCCGGGCACTCTGTGTCCTCAAAGGAGGCTACCGTTTCTTTGCGGATATGCTCGACAGAGTGCGGCACTACTACCACTTCAACCAGTACTCGACACCGTTCTCCActgacttcatcagagtcaagaGCTACATC AATGACAAGTCGAGAGGTGAAGTAACTGTCATGGGGCTGGACAGCATGGAAGCACTCAAGGGACAG AATATCCTGATTGTTGAAGACATCATTGAGACTGGGAAAACAATGGCTGCTCTTGTGGAGTACCTTAAGGCTTTTGAACCTAAAGAGGTCAAGGTATCCAG CTTGTTTGTCAAGAGGAGCCCGAGGAGCTCTGGTTACAAGCCAGATT ACTGCGGCTTCGAAATACCTGACAAGTTCGTTGTTGGCTATGCCTTGGACTACAATGACCATTTTCGTGACCTAAGC catGTCTGCATCATCAGCAGCCAAGGCAAAAAGAAGTATGCAACAGCACGATTCTAA